One stretch of Schizosaccharomyces pombe strain 972h- genome assembly, chromosome: III DNA includes these proteins:
- the cid12 gene encoding poly(A) polymerase Cid12: protein MGKVLLELHSVPWNEEGLSDNARLYSFLEFVSPKIEELKYRKLLLEKLQTHIREVVLDAELQVYGSMYIGTTLSISDVDVSLKSPRVGELEKRRVTMVLRKYLDADADFHSSARVPRINLVDVSGIGVDLTFGNDKACRTAELQKAYNEEHPIFGRLLMLLKHWLFERDLENVHHGGIASCALSYMLIGWLEMRFHKKGIDSEVQPIRALLQKFFYFWGVEWTYELFVLRPLTGQIVPKLQKGWLNEVQPNLLSIEDPIDRNNDIGKQSFQISMIKAAFVASANELLSDKTWFSTFAITEDEMFLCKQFENVINTKRSLVEGYDSDTESDELQAGG, encoded by the coding sequence ATGGGTAAAGTCCTGTTAGAGCTGCATTCAGTACCATGGAATGAAGAAGGTTTGAGTGATAATGCTCGactttattcatttttggaGTTCGTAAGCCCGAAAATCGAGGAATTGAAGTACAGAAAGCTTTTGTTAGAGAAACTACAGACTCACATTAGGGAGGTCGTTTTGGATGCTGAACTTCAAGTATACGGTAGCATGTATATTGGAACAACATTATCTATAAGTGATGTAGACGTATCTTTGAAGTCACCTCGAGTTGGAGAATTGGAGAAACGACGCGTCACCATGGTTTTAAGAAAGTACTTGGATGCTGATGCTGATTTCCATTCTAGTGCCAGAGTCCCTCGCATCAATTTAGTAGATGTTAGTGGAATTGGGGTGGATTTGACGTTTGGAAATGACAAAGCTTGCAGAACTGCTGAATTGCAAAAAGCTTATAACGAAGAACACCCAATTTTTGGTAGATTGCTGATGCTATTGAAGCACTGGTTGTTTGAAAGAGATTTGGAAAACGTTCATCATGGCGGGATTGCAAGTTGCGCGCTCTCTTATATGCTAATTGGTTGGCTTGAAATGCGATTTCACAAAAAGGGAATTGATTCGGAAGTGCAACCAATTCGAGCTTTACTACAGAAATTCTTCTATTTTTGGGGAGTCGAATGGACATACGAACTTTTTGTATTGAGACCTTTAACCGGTCAAATAGTTCCTAAGCTACAAAAGGGCTGGTTAAACGAAGTGCAACCAAATTTGCTATCTATTGAAGATCCAATTGACAGAAATAACGACATTGGAAAGCAATCATTTCAAATTAGTATGATTAAAGCTGCATTTGTTGCTTCAGCTAATGAATTATTATCCGATAAGACATGGTTTAGCACCTTTGCAATTACGGAAGATGAAATGTTTTTGTGTAAACagtttgaaaatgttaTAAATACTAAACGAAGTTTGGTGGAGGGATATGATAGTGATACGGAATCAGATGAATTACAAGCTGGCGGATAA
- the naa50 gene encoding NatA N-acetyltransferase subunit Naa50: MIELDAINPNNLKILEVINEKCFDPEIIIFPTSFYKDTISVGPLAQYAYFNQVCVGAVRCKKETHNKSHKIQILSLAVLPAYRNRSIGTKLLEYACETAAEGKAKEIYIKLSPKLDVSEWFIHRGFIIDESSKTEDSVLLSKKL, translated from the coding sequence atgattGAACTTGATGCGATTAACCCTAATAATCTGAAAATCCTTGAAGTTATTAACGAAAAGTGTTTTGATCCTGAAATCATTATATTTCCAACCTCCTTTTACAAAGACACAATCTCAGTCGGGCCTTTAGCACAATATGCGTACTTTAACCAGGTCTGCGTAGGAGCTGTTAgatgcaaaaaagaaacacaTAATAAATCGCAcaaaatccaaattttatctttgGCAGTTTTGCCAGCCTATCGAAACCGTTCTATTGGTACCAAGCTGTTGGAATATGCTTGCGAGACTGCAGCTGAGGGAAAAGCCAAAGAAATTTACATTAAATTAAGCCCTAAACTCGATGTATCCGAATGGTTTATTCATCGGGGATTCATTATTGATGAGAGCTCCAAAACAGAAGATAGCGTCCTTCTTTCGAAAAAGCTATAG
- the trp663 gene encoding TRP-like ion channel protein, producing MKLILLAYFAVLSNILSSVEGRVRYSKRPNHKLGTAEYAECMSNAPIVFNRFDASYYTRNLSVVFNILGYSSVDANVTFDIIVEAYGEQRARFTFDPCEINLNTVCPVARDTAITTQGILPVSPQDVQMIPKIAWGIPDFEGLVRFRMYRSEDIAASSIDNSTPLACMIATLNNGHTFKNKVVKALSGTALALSIAGVLGFYVIGMEHSTYLTRQVFINSVPSLQHMGELLQCIAFTGAIGITQPKVLVAWASNFAWILGFITNKEIENSLESFRKHSNGNLSSPKIGGVHRRDAVATNPQSPIPGFYHGFQGLATEVGTLTTNLFTLTLIWFLISLAIAGGIVIIFVLIIKFLRQTRIIAKSSCDYITRYWFRVLFNACMRWVLVCWPVLVTMIIYQFTLREAYGPVILAALLLALLFGLFLWLTIKVIRVITTSGLSNEDNPETLISDPKIYTWWGWLYLDLKERRWLYVYACFAHYFSFALVLALVQQFAKIQTILLFVIEIISFILLAVFRPFVGFKNSFCVFLVALTRVVSFALLIPIAFDLAIIPKVIIAIILIIIQGLVFSFMALWSLWNFITMLGTAWPAISYTVPWLRRLIDEYQRQLHIDFENPAVSASEKLSTEEIIPQESNFEEPSTTKKEGNVDTKEDGNDDVFSLVNASPMRPASTIPSHSCDNGINEMQRTV from the exons AAGAGACCAAATCACAAACTTGGAACAGCCGAGTACGCAGAATGCATGTCAAATGCCCCGATAGTGTTTAATCGGTTTGATGCAAGTTATTATACACGAAACTTGTCAGTAGTCTTTAATATTCTTGGATATTCATCTGTGGACGCAAATGTTACGTTTGATATTATAGTTGAAGCTTATGGAGAGCAGAGGGCAAGATTTACTTTCGACCCTTGTGAAATAAATCTTAATACTGTGTGCCCAGTTGCAAGAGATACAGCTATAACCACACAGGGAATACTTCCAGTGAGCCCTCAAGATGTTCAGATGATCCCAAAAATTGCCTGGGGAATTCCTGATTTTGAAGGCTTAGTGCGTTTTCGCATGTATCGCTCAGAAGACATCGCAGCGTCATCCATCGATAATTCTACACCACTTGCGTGCATGATCGCGACACTTAATAATGGTCATacgtttaaaaataaagtcgTAAAAGCTCTAAGTGGAACTGCTTTGGCATTGAGTATAGCAGGCGTCTTAGGCTTTTATGTAATTGGAATGGAGCATAGCACCTATCTGACACGTCAGGTTTTCATCAATTCCGTTCCTTCTTTGCAGCACATGGGAGAGCTACTTCAATGTATAGCTTTCACGGGAGCAATTGGAATTACACAGCCAAAAGTGCTAGTCGCATGGGCTAGTAATTTTGCATGGATTCTAGGATTTATTACCAATAAAGAGATAGAAAACAGCCTTGAGTCTTTTAGAAAGCATTCCAATGGAAACCTAAGTTCTCCAAAGATAGGTGGAGTCCATCGAAGAGATGCTGTTGCAACAAACCCTCAAAGCCCGATTCCTGGATTTTACCATGGGTTTCAAGGCCTAGCCACCGAAGTTGGAACGCTAACAACGAATTTATTTACACTCACTTTAATATGgtttttgatttctttgGCCATAGCAGGAGGAATCGTTATAATATTCGTACTTATTATTAAGTTTCTTCGTCAGACACGTATAATCGCAAAATCTTCATGCGATTATATCACAAGGTATTGGTTTAGAGTACTTTTTAATGCTTGTATGAGATGG GTGTTGGTTTGTTGGCCTGTATTGGTAACTATGATAATTTACCAGTTTACACTTAGGGAAGCATATGGCCCTGTAATATTGGCGGCTTTGCTTCTGGCACTGCTTTTTGGGCTTTTCCTTTGGTTAACTATCAAAGTCATAAGAGTGATAACAACGTCAGGCTTGAGTAACGAGGACAATCCAGAAACATTGATAAGCGATCCAAAAATATACACATGGTGGGGATGGTTATATTTGGATTTAAAAGAACGGCGATGGCTCTATGTTTACGCCTGCTTTGCACATTATTTTAGTTTTGCATTGGTTTTAGCGTTAGTACAACAGTTTGCGAAGATTCAAACTATACTTCTATTTGTTATTGAAATCATCTCTTTTATATTGCTAGCAGTGTTTCGGCCTTTTGttggtttcaaaaattccttttgcGTCTTTTTGGTTGCTCTCACCCGAGTGGTTTCCTTTGCTCTTCTCATACCGATAGCATTTGATTTAGCAATCATTCCGAAAGTGATCATTGCAATCATTCTTATCATTATACAAGGGCTggtattttcatttatggCCCTGTGGAGCCTTTGGAACTTCATTACTATGCTAGGTACAGCATGGCCAGCCATTAGCTACACAGTCCCTTGGCTTAGAAGATTAATAGATGAATATCAAAGACAACTTCATATTGACTTTGAGAATCCTGCGGTTTCTGCAAGTGAAAAGCTATCCACCGAAGAGATTATCCCACAagaatcaaattttgaagagcCCTCTACCACaaagaaagaaggaaaCGTAGACACAAAGGAAGATGGAAATGACGATGTCTTCAGCCTTGTTAACGCTTCTCCTATGCGACCAGCATCTACAATACCTTCACATTCATGTGACAACGGGATTAATGAAATGCAGCGTACTgtttaa